A section of the Bacteroidales bacterium genome encodes:
- a CDS encoding [Fe-Fe] hydrogenase large subunit C-terminal domain-containing protein translates to HLNGDKTVRLPILTSCCPGWVNFFESQFIDMLEIPSTARSPQQMFGSIAKTYFADKIGVKREDMVVVSIMPCLAKKYECTRDEFKVNGNPDVDYSVSTRELAHLIKLANIDFHSLPDEDFDNPLGESTGAGVIFGATGGVIEAAVRTAYEVFTKKTLQKVDFQELRGMDGIREATIDFDGLPIKIGIAHGLGNARKLLEDIRSGKSSYHAIEIMACPGGCIGGGGQPLHHGNFDILKKRMAALYREDAGKAIRKSHENPYIIKLYEEFLGKPMSEKSHKLLHTHYVDKSKKIIYI, encoded by the coding sequence CATCTGAATGGTGACAAGACCGTTCGCCTGCCGATTCTTACTTCATGCTGCCCGGGTTGGGTTAACTTCTTTGAATCGCAGTTTATTGATATGCTTGAAATCCCTTCAACTGCCCGTTCACCGCAGCAGATGTTCGGATCGATTGCAAAAACATACTTTGCTGATAAGATTGGCGTGAAACGCGAGGATATGGTTGTGGTTTCCATTATGCCCTGCCTTGCCAAGAAATACGAATGTACACGTGATGAATTCAAGGTGAACGGAAATCCTGATGTGGATTATTCTGTTTCCACCAGAGAGCTGGCACACCTTATCAAACTCGCCAATATTGATTTTCACAGTCTGCCTGATGAGGATTTTGACAACCCGCTGGGTGAATCAACCGGTGCCGGTGTCATTTTCGGTGCAACAGGAGGTGTTATTGAAGCTGCCGTAAGAACAGCCTATGAAGTATTCACCAAGAAAACTCTTCAGAAAGTTGACTTCCAGGAACTCAGAGGTATGGACGGAATTCGTGAGGCAACAATCGATTTCGACGGACTTCCCATTAAGATCGGCATTGCTCATGGACTTGGCAACGCCCGTAAACTGCTCGAAGACATCCGCAGTGGTAAGAGTTCTTACCATGCCATTGAAATCATGGCCTGCCCGGGTGGTTGCATAGGCGGTGGCGGACAGCCCTTACACCATGGCAACTTTGATATACTCAAGAAAAGGATGGCTGCCCTCTATCGCGAGGATGCAGGCAAGGCAATCCGGAAGTCACATGAAAACCCGTATATCATTAAGCTGTACGAGGAGTTCCTGGGTAAGCCCATGAGTGAAAAATCACATAAGCTGCTTCATACACATTATGTAGATAAAAGCAAGAAAATCATTTACATTTAA
- the nuoE gene encoding NADH-quinone oxidoreductase subunit NuoE, which yields MSRIKVELKKKDVDTIKEICKSFNNEPGELINVLHKTQHTFGYLPAEVQEVVAKELSVPVAKVYGVVTFYSFFSMIPKGKHPISICTGTACYVRGAENVLAEFKKNLKIEVGETTADGKFSISCLRCVGACGLAPVVMVGDKTYGRVSPEMVKDILKEYEE from the coding sequence ATGTCCAGAATAAAAGTTGAACTGAAAAAGAAAGATGTGGATACCATTAAGGAAATCTGCAAATCTTTCAATAATGAGCCCGGAGAACTGATCAACGTGCTTCATAAAACTCAGCATACATTCGGTTACCTGCCTGCAGAAGTTCAGGAAGTGGTGGCCAAGGAGCTCAGCGTTCCTGTAGCCAAGGTTTATGGCGTGGTTACCTTTTACAGTTTCTTCTCGATGATCCCGAAAGGAAAGCACCCGATTTCAATTTGCACGGGTACTGCCTGTTATGTAAGAGGTGCCGAGAATGTGCTGGCTGAATTCAAAAAGAATCTCAAGATCGAGGTTGGAGAAACCACGGCTGATGGAAAGTTTTCAATAAGCTGCCTTCGTTGCGTAGGTGCCTGCGGACTGGCACCGGTTGTAATGGTGGGCGATAAGACCTACGGCCGTGTTTCACCTG